One segment of Cottoperca gobio chromosome 24, fCotGob3.1, whole genome shotgun sequence DNA contains the following:
- the LOC115028914 gene encoding LOW QUALITY PROTEIN: gap junction Cx32.2 protein-like (The sequence of the model RefSeq protein was modified relative to this genomic sequence to represent the inferred CDS: deleted 1 base in 1 codon) gives MGDWGFLSGLLDKVQSHSTVIGKIWMVVLFLFRIMVLGAGAESVWGDEQSGFICNTLQPGCENVCYDWTFPISHIRFWVMQIIFVSTPTLVYLGHAVHIIHAENKMRERLLSPGGTRRLKEPKYTDEKGKVKIKGSLLGSYLTQLVVKIIIESAFIVGQYYLYGFVMVPMFACSKTPCPFTVECYMSRPTEKTIFIIFMLVVACVSLLLNVMEVFYLLCTRVKCGSSPRSHKITSAENPASLSGPRWTTTDEALKQNKMNIELESIGGSLDGAKEEKRLLS, from the exons ATGGGAGACTGGGGATTCCTGTCAGGCTTGCTGGACAAGGTCCAGTCCCACTCAACGGTCATCGGGAAGATCTGGATGGTCGTCCTCTTCCTGTTCAGGATCATGGTCTTGGGTGCGGGTGCTGAAAGCGTCTGGGGCGACGAGCAGTCGGGTTTCATCTGTAACACTCTGCAACCTGGTTGTGAGAACGTCTGCTATGATTGGACCTTCCCCATCTCGCACATTCGCTTCTGGGTCATGCAGATCATCTTCGTGTCCACGCCGACGCTGGTGTACCTGGGCCACGCCGTGCACATCATCCACGCGGAGAACAAGATGAGGGAGAGGTTGTTGAGCCCCGGTGGGACCCGGCGGCTCAAGGAGCCCAAATACACAGACGAGAAGGGGAAAGTGAAGATCAAGGGGAGCCTGCTGGGGAGCTACCTGACGCAACTCGTGGTCAAGATCATCATCGAGTCCGCCTTCATCGTGGGCCAGTACTACCTGTAC GGCTTCGTCATGGTGCCCATGTTCGCCTGCTCTAAGACGCCCTGTCCCTTCACCGTGGAGTGCTACATGTCCCGACCCACGGAGAAgaccatcttcatcatctttatGCTGGTGGTGGCCTGCGTCTCCTTGCTTCTCAACGTCATGGAGGTGTTCTACCTGCTGTGCACCAGGGTCAAATGCGGCTCCAGTCCTCGCTCTCACAAGATCACGTCAGCGGAGAACCCCGCCAGCCTGTCGGGGCCCCGGTGGACGACGACGGATGAAGCACTGAAGCAGAACAAGATGAACATAGAGCTGGAGAGCATCGGTGGCAGCCTGGATGGAGCCAAAGA